In Dromiciops gliroides isolate mDroGli1 chromosome 4, mDroGli1.pri, whole genome shotgun sequence, one DNA window encodes the following:
- the EPN3 gene encoding epsin-3 isoform X5 — MTTSALRRQVKNIVHNYSEAEIKVREATSNDPWGPPSSLMSEIADLTFNTVAFAEVMGMIWRRLNDSGKNWRHVYKALTLLDYLLKTGSDKVAHQCRENLYTIQTLKDFQYVDRDGKDQGINVREKVKQVMGLLKDEERLKQERTHALKTKERMALEGSGIGSGQLSYGRRSSHYGDEFSRTRGSPSSYNSSSSSPRFTSDLEQARPQTTGEEELQLQLALAMSREEAEKPVPPASHRDEDLQLQLALRLSQQEHEKEVRSWRGDDSPLPKGAGGHGRRDQDPEREEEKEGEKLKTSQSSILDLADIFGPGPAPPSTHSSADPWDIPGLRPTVEPAGSSWGPSADPWSPAPSGDPLSRSQPWDLPSVLSSSEPWRRTPGPPLSMDPWVKESPQHKPSGTGADPWGAALETPSTPTLGGSAFDLFAKLPESTEAREGSESAQALPSVRSGSPDLDLFGDPVPSSKQNGTKEPDAFDLGGLSGALTQAGKDGRACQTPESFLGPSASSLVNLDSLVVAPQPTKTRNPFLSGLSAPSPTNPFSLGEQCKPTLNQMRTGSPGPSLASAVPMGAPVGSMTYSASLPLPLSSVPAGMTLPASVSAFPQASAFPQAGTFTQLPGTLPQPLLPMSGSVGPLNPSQAGTNPFL, encoded by the exons ATGACGACCTCGGCTCTGAGAAGGCAAGTGAAGAATATCGTGCACAACTATTCAGAAGCAGAGATTAAGGTACGTGAAGCCACCAGCAATGATCCCTGGGGCCCGCCGAGCTCCCTCATGTCAGAGATCGCTGACCTGACTTTCAACACTGTGGCCTTTGCTGAGGTCATGGGCATGATCTGGAGGCGGCTCAATGATAGCGGGAAGAACTGGCGCCACGTGTACAAGGCTCTGACCCTGTTGGACTATTTGCTGAAGACTGGTTCTGATAAAGTGGCCCACCAGTGTCGAGAGAACCTCTACACCATCCAGACGCTCAAGGACTTCCAGTACGTGGATCGAGATGGCAAGGATCAGGGCATCAACGTTCGGGAGAAGGTCAAGCAGGTGATGGGGCTGCTAAAGGACGAGGAGCGACTGAAGCAGGAACGGACCCACGCCCTCAAGACAAAGGAGCGCATGGCCCTGGAGGGCTCAGGCATCGGCAGCGGGCAGCTGAGCTACGGCCGCCGGTCGTCCCACTACGGGGATGAGTTCAGCCGGACCAGAGGATCCCCGTCTTCCTACAACT CATCATCCTCATCTCCTCGATTTACCTCTGACCTGGAGCAAGCTAGACCCCAGACCACGGGAGAGGAGGAGCTACAGCTGCAGTTGGCATTGGCCATGAGCcgagaggaggcagagaag CCGGTCCCTCCAGCCTCCCACAGGGACGAGGATCTGCAGCTGCAGCTGGCACTGCGCCTGAGCCAGCAGGAGCATGAGAAG GAGGTGAGGTCCTGGAGGGGAGATGACTCCCCCTTACCCAAAGGCGCTGGGGGCCATGGTCGCCGGGACCAGGACCccgaaagagaggaggaaaaagaaggagagaaacTGAAAACCAGCCAG TCTTCCATCCTAGACCTTGCTGATATCTTTGGGCCAGGTCCAGCTCCGCCCTCCACACACAGCTCTGCTGACCCGTGGGATATCCCAG GTCTCAGGCCAACTGTGGAGCCAGCTGGCTCCTCTTGGGGACCCTCTGCAGACCCTTGGTCTCCAGCCCCTTCTGGGGATCCTCTGTCCCGTAGCCAGCCTTGGGACTTGCCCTCTGTGCTGTCATCTTCGGAGCCCTGGAGACGGACTCCTGGGCCGCCCCTTTCTATGGATCCCTGGGTGAAGGAGTCCCCCCAGCACAAACCCTCCGGCACAGGGGCAGACCCCTGGGGAGCTGCCTTAGAGACCCCCAGCACCCCCA CTCTAGGTGGTTCAGCCTTTGACTTATTTGCCAAACTTCCAGAATCAACAGAGGCCAGAGAGGGGTCTGAGAGTGCCCAGGCCCTCCCCTCCGTGAGATCCGGCAGCCCTG accTAGACCTCTTTGGAGACCCTGTCCCTAGCTCCAAGCAGAATGGTACAAAGGAGCCAGATGCTTTTGACCTGGGAGGACTTAGTGGGGCATTGACCCAGGCAGGCAAAGACGGTCGAGCCTGCCAGACCCCTGAGTCCTTCCTGGGACCCTCAGCCTCCTCCTTGGTCAACCTTGATTCACTAGTGGTGGCCCCACAACCCACAAAGACAAGGAACCCATTCCTTTCAG GTCTCAGTGCCCCATCCCCCACCAACCCATTCAGTTTGGGTGAGCAGTGCAAGCCAACTCTCAACCAGATGCGGACGGGGTCTCCGGGGCCCAGTCTGGCCTCCGCAGTGCCTATGGGGGCTCCCGTAGGCTCCATGACCTACAGCGCCTCTTTACCACTTCCACTCAGCAGTGTTCCAGCAGGAATGACCCTTCCTGCCTCTGTCAGCGCCTTCCCGCAGGCCAGCGCCTTCCCTCAGGCTGGCACCTTCACTCAGCTGCCTGGGACTTTGCCCCAGCCCCTGCTCCCCATGTCTGGTTCAGTGGGACCGCTGAACCCTTCTCAGGCAGGCACCAACCCTTTCCTTTGA
- the EPN3 gene encoding epsin-3 isoform X1, whose protein sequence is MTTSALRRQVKNIVHNYSEAEIKVREATSNDPWGPPSSLMSEIADLTFNTVAFAEVMGMIWRRLNDSGKNWRHVYKALTLLDYLLKTGSDKVAHQCRENLYTIQTLKDFQYVDRDGKDQGINVREKVKQVMGLLKDEERLKQERTHALKTKERMALEGSGIGSGQLSYGRRSSHYGDEFSRTRGSPSSYNSSSSSPRFTSDLEQARPQTTGEEELQLQLALAMSREEAEKQPVPPASHRDEDLQLQLALRLSQQEHEKEVRSWRGDDSPLPKGAGGHGRRDQDPEREEEKEGEKLKTSQSSILDLADIFGPGPAPPSTHSSADPWDIPGLRPTVEPAGSSWGPSADPWSPAPSGDPLSRSQPWDLPSVLSSSEPWRRTPGPPLSMDPWVKESPQHKPSGTGADPWGAALETPSTPTALGGSAFDLFAKLPESTEAREGSESAQALPSVRSGSPDLDLFGDPVPSSKQNGTKEPDAFDLGGLSGALTQAGKDGRACQTPESFLGPSASSLVNLDSLVVAPQPTKTRNPFLSAGLSAPSPTNPFSLGEQCKPTLNQMRTGSPGPSLASAVPMGAPVGSMTYSASLPLPLSSVPAGMTLPASVSAFPQASAFPQAGTFTQLPGTLPQPLLPMSGSVGPLNPSQAGTNPFL, encoded by the exons ATGACGACCTCGGCTCTGAGAAGGCAAGTGAAGAATATCGTGCACAACTATTCAGAAGCAGAGATTAAGGTACGTGAAGCCACCAGCAATGATCCCTGGGGCCCGCCGAGCTCCCTCATGTCAGAGATCGCTGACCTGACTTTCAACACTGTGGCCTTTGCTGAGGTCATGGGCATGATCTGGAGGCGGCTCAATGATAGCGGGAAGAACTGGCGCCACGTGTACAAGGCTCTGACCCTGTTGGACTATTTGCTGAAGACTGGTTCTGATAAAGTGGCCCACCAGTGTCGAGAGAACCTCTACACCATCCAGACGCTCAAGGACTTCCAGTACGTGGATCGAGATGGCAAGGATCAGGGCATCAACGTTCGGGAGAAGGTCAAGCAGGTGATGGGGCTGCTAAAGGACGAGGAGCGACTGAAGCAGGAACGGACCCACGCCCTCAAGACAAAGGAGCGCATGGCCCTGGAGGGCTCAGGCATCGGCAGCGGGCAGCTGAGCTACGGCCGCCGGTCGTCCCACTACGGGGATGAGTTCAGCCGGACCAGAGGATCCCCGTCTTCCTACAACT CATCATCCTCATCTCCTCGATTTACCTCTGACCTGGAGCAAGCTAGACCCCAGACCACGGGAGAGGAGGAGCTACAGCTGCAGTTGGCATTGGCCATGAGCcgagaggaggcagagaag CAGCCGGTCCCTCCAGCCTCCCACAGGGACGAGGATCTGCAGCTGCAGCTGGCACTGCGCCTGAGCCAGCAGGAGCATGAGAAG GAGGTGAGGTCCTGGAGGGGAGATGACTCCCCCTTACCCAAAGGCGCTGGGGGCCATGGTCGCCGGGACCAGGACCccgaaagagaggaggaaaaagaaggagagaaacTGAAAACCAGCCAG TCTTCCATCCTAGACCTTGCTGATATCTTTGGGCCAGGTCCAGCTCCGCCCTCCACACACAGCTCTGCTGACCCGTGGGATATCCCAG GTCTCAGGCCAACTGTGGAGCCAGCTGGCTCCTCTTGGGGACCCTCTGCAGACCCTTGGTCTCCAGCCCCTTCTGGGGATCCTCTGTCCCGTAGCCAGCCTTGGGACTTGCCCTCTGTGCTGTCATCTTCGGAGCCCTGGAGACGGACTCCTGGGCCGCCCCTTTCTATGGATCCCTGGGTGAAGGAGTCCCCCCAGCACAAACCCTCCGGCACAGGGGCAGACCCCTGGGGAGCTGCCTTAGAGACCCCCAGCACCCCCA CAGCTCTAGGTGGTTCAGCCTTTGACTTATTTGCCAAACTTCCAGAATCAACAGAGGCCAGAGAGGGGTCTGAGAGTGCCCAGGCCCTCCCCTCCGTGAGATCCGGCAGCCCTG accTAGACCTCTTTGGAGACCCTGTCCCTAGCTCCAAGCAGAATGGTACAAAGGAGCCAGATGCTTTTGACCTGGGAGGACTTAGTGGGGCATTGACCCAGGCAGGCAAAGACGGTCGAGCCTGCCAGACCCCTGAGTCCTTCCTGGGACCCTCAGCCTCCTCCTTGGTCAACCTTGATTCACTAGTGGTGGCCCCACAACCCACAAAGACAAGGAACCCATTCCTTTCAG CAGGTCTCAGTGCCCCATCCCCCACCAACCCATTCAGTTTGGGTGAGCAGTGCAAGCCAACTCTCAACCAGATGCGGACGGGGTCTCCGGGGCCCAGTCTGGCCTCCGCAGTGCCTATGGGGGCTCCCGTAGGCTCCATGACCTACAGCGCCTCTTTACCACTTCCACTCAGCAGTGTTCCAGCAGGAATGACCCTTCCTGCCTCTGTCAGCGCCTTCCCGCAGGCCAGCGCCTTCCCTCAGGCTGGCACCTTCACTCAGCTGCCTGGGACTTTGCCCCAGCCCCTGCTCCCCATGTCTGGTTCAGTGGGACCGCTGAACCCTTCTCAGGCAGGCACCAACCCTTTCCTTTGA
- the EPN3 gene encoding epsin-3 isoform X3, with protein sequence MTTSALRRQVKNIVHNYSEAEIKVREATSNDPWGPPSSLMSEIADLTFNTVAFAEVMGMIWRRLNDSGKNWRHVYKALTLLDYLLKTGSDKVAHQCRENLYTIQTLKDFQYVDRDGKDQGINVREKVKQVMGLLKDEERLKQERTHALKTKERMALEGSGIGSGQLSYGRRSSHYGDEFSRTRGSPSSYNSSSSSPRFTSDLEQARPQTTGEEELQLQLALAMSREEAEKPVPPASHRDEDLQLQLALRLSQQEHEKEVRSWRGDDSPLPKGAGGHGRRDQDPEREEEKEGEKLKTSQSSILDLADIFGPGPAPPSTHSSADPWDIPGLRPTVEPAGSSWGPSADPWSPAPSGDPLSRSQPWDLPSVLSSSEPWRRTPGPPLSMDPWVKESPQHKPSGTGADPWGAALETPSTPTALGGSAFDLFAKLPESTEAREGSESAQALPSVRSGSPDLDLFGDPVPSSKQNGTKEPDAFDLGGLSGALTQAGKDGRACQTPESFLGPSASSLVNLDSLVVAPQPTKTRNPFLSAGLSAPSPTNPFSLGEQCKPTLNQMRTGSPGPSLASAVPMGAPVGSMTYSASLPLPLSSVPAGMTLPASVSAFPQASAFPQAGTFTQLPGTLPQPLLPMSGSVGPLNPSQAGTNPFL encoded by the exons ATGACGACCTCGGCTCTGAGAAGGCAAGTGAAGAATATCGTGCACAACTATTCAGAAGCAGAGATTAAGGTACGTGAAGCCACCAGCAATGATCCCTGGGGCCCGCCGAGCTCCCTCATGTCAGAGATCGCTGACCTGACTTTCAACACTGTGGCCTTTGCTGAGGTCATGGGCATGATCTGGAGGCGGCTCAATGATAGCGGGAAGAACTGGCGCCACGTGTACAAGGCTCTGACCCTGTTGGACTATTTGCTGAAGACTGGTTCTGATAAAGTGGCCCACCAGTGTCGAGAGAACCTCTACACCATCCAGACGCTCAAGGACTTCCAGTACGTGGATCGAGATGGCAAGGATCAGGGCATCAACGTTCGGGAGAAGGTCAAGCAGGTGATGGGGCTGCTAAAGGACGAGGAGCGACTGAAGCAGGAACGGACCCACGCCCTCAAGACAAAGGAGCGCATGGCCCTGGAGGGCTCAGGCATCGGCAGCGGGCAGCTGAGCTACGGCCGCCGGTCGTCCCACTACGGGGATGAGTTCAGCCGGACCAGAGGATCCCCGTCTTCCTACAACT CATCATCCTCATCTCCTCGATTTACCTCTGACCTGGAGCAAGCTAGACCCCAGACCACGGGAGAGGAGGAGCTACAGCTGCAGTTGGCATTGGCCATGAGCcgagaggaggcagagaag CCGGTCCCTCCAGCCTCCCACAGGGACGAGGATCTGCAGCTGCAGCTGGCACTGCGCCTGAGCCAGCAGGAGCATGAGAAG GAGGTGAGGTCCTGGAGGGGAGATGACTCCCCCTTACCCAAAGGCGCTGGGGGCCATGGTCGCCGGGACCAGGACCccgaaagagaggaggaaaaagaaggagagaaacTGAAAACCAGCCAG TCTTCCATCCTAGACCTTGCTGATATCTTTGGGCCAGGTCCAGCTCCGCCCTCCACACACAGCTCTGCTGACCCGTGGGATATCCCAG GTCTCAGGCCAACTGTGGAGCCAGCTGGCTCCTCTTGGGGACCCTCTGCAGACCCTTGGTCTCCAGCCCCTTCTGGGGATCCTCTGTCCCGTAGCCAGCCTTGGGACTTGCCCTCTGTGCTGTCATCTTCGGAGCCCTGGAGACGGACTCCTGGGCCGCCCCTTTCTATGGATCCCTGGGTGAAGGAGTCCCCCCAGCACAAACCCTCCGGCACAGGGGCAGACCCCTGGGGAGCTGCCTTAGAGACCCCCAGCACCCCCA CAGCTCTAGGTGGTTCAGCCTTTGACTTATTTGCCAAACTTCCAGAATCAACAGAGGCCAGAGAGGGGTCTGAGAGTGCCCAGGCCCTCCCCTCCGTGAGATCCGGCAGCCCTG accTAGACCTCTTTGGAGACCCTGTCCCTAGCTCCAAGCAGAATGGTACAAAGGAGCCAGATGCTTTTGACCTGGGAGGACTTAGTGGGGCATTGACCCAGGCAGGCAAAGACGGTCGAGCCTGCCAGACCCCTGAGTCCTTCCTGGGACCCTCAGCCTCCTCCTTGGTCAACCTTGATTCACTAGTGGTGGCCCCACAACCCACAAAGACAAGGAACCCATTCCTTTCAG CAGGTCTCAGTGCCCCATCCCCCACCAACCCATTCAGTTTGGGTGAGCAGTGCAAGCCAACTCTCAACCAGATGCGGACGGGGTCTCCGGGGCCCAGTCTGGCCTCCGCAGTGCCTATGGGGGCTCCCGTAGGCTCCATGACCTACAGCGCCTCTTTACCACTTCCACTCAGCAGTGTTCCAGCAGGAATGACCCTTCCTGCCTCTGTCAGCGCCTTCCCGCAGGCCAGCGCCTTCCCTCAGGCTGGCACCTTCACTCAGCTGCCTGGGACTTTGCCCCAGCCCCTGCTCCCCATGTCTGGTTCAGTGGGACCGCTGAACCCTTCTCAGGCAGGCACCAACCCTTTCCTTTGA
- the EPN3 gene encoding epsin-3 isoform X2, whose amino-acid sequence MTTSALRRQVKNIVHNYSEAEIKVREATSNDPWGPPSSLMSEIADLTFNTVAFAEVMGMIWRRLNDSGKNWRHVYKALTLLDYLLKTGSDKVAHQCRENLYTIQTLKDFQYVDRDGKDQGINVREKVKQVMGLLKDEERLKQERTHALKTKERMALEGSGIGSGQLSYGRRSSHYGDEFSRTRGSPSSYNSSSSSPRFTSDLEQARPQTTGEEELQLQLALAMSREEAEKQPVPPASHRDEDLQLQLALRLSQQEHEKEVRSWRGDDSPLPKGAGGHGRRDQDPEREEEKEGEKLKTSQSSILDLADIFGPGPAPPSTHSSADPWDIPGLRPTVEPAGSSWGPSADPWSPAPSGDPLSRSQPWDLPSVLSSSEPWRRTPGPPLSMDPWVKESPQHKPSGTGADPWGAALETPSTPTALGGSAFDLFAKLPESTEAREGSESAQALPSVRSGSPDLDLFGDPVPSSKQNGTKEPDAFDLGGLSGALTQAGKDGRACQTPESFLGPSASSLVNLDSLVVAPQPTKTRNPFLSGLSAPSPTNPFSLGEQCKPTLNQMRTGSPGPSLASAVPMGAPVGSMTYSASLPLPLSSVPAGMTLPASVSAFPQASAFPQAGTFTQLPGTLPQPLLPMSGSVGPLNPSQAGTNPFL is encoded by the exons ATGACGACCTCGGCTCTGAGAAGGCAAGTGAAGAATATCGTGCACAACTATTCAGAAGCAGAGATTAAGGTACGTGAAGCCACCAGCAATGATCCCTGGGGCCCGCCGAGCTCCCTCATGTCAGAGATCGCTGACCTGACTTTCAACACTGTGGCCTTTGCTGAGGTCATGGGCATGATCTGGAGGCGGCTCAATGATAGCGGGAAGAACTGGCGCCACGTGTACAAGGCTCTGACCCTGTTGGACTATTTGCTGAAGACTGGTTCTGATAAAGTGGCCCACCAGTGTCGAGAGAACCTCTACACCATCCAGACGCTCAAGGACTTCCAGTACGTGGATCGAGATGGCAAGGATCAGGGCATCAACGTTCGGGAGAAGGTCAAGCAGGTGATGGGGCTGCTAAAGGACGAGGAGCGACTGAAGCAGGAACGGACCCACGCCCTCAAGACAAAGGAGCGCATGGCCCTGGAGGGCTCAGGCATCGGCAGCGGGCAGCTGAGCTACGGCCGCCGGTCGTCCCACTACGGGGATGAGTTCAGCCGGACCAGAGGATCCCCGTCTTCCTACAACT CATCATCCTCATCTCCTCGATTTACCTCTGACCTGGAGCAAGCTAGACCCCAGACCACGGGAGAGGAGGAGCTACAGCTGCAGTTGGCATTGGCCATGAGCcgagaggaggcagagaag CAGCCGGTCCCTCCAGCCTCCCACAGGGACGAGGATCTGCAGCTGCAGCTGGCACTGCGCCTGAGCCAGCAGGAGCATGAGAAG GAGGTGAGGTCCTGGAGGGGAGATGACTCCCCCTTACCCAAAGGCGCTGGGGGCCATGGTCGCCGGGACCAGGACCccgaaagagaggaggaaaaagaaggagagaaacTGAAAACCAGCCAG TCTTCCATCCTAGACCTTGCTGATATCTTTGGGCCAGGTCCAGCTCCGCCCTCCACACACAGCTCTGCTGACCCGTGGGATATCCCAG GTCTCAGGCCAACTGTGGAGCCAGCTGGCTCCTCTTGGGGACCCTCTGCAGACCCTTGGTCTCCAGCCCCTTCTGGGGATCCTCTGTCCCGTAGCCAGCCTTGGGACTTGCCCTCTGTGCTGTCATCTTCGGAGCCCTGGAGACGGACTCCTGGGCCGCCCCTTTCTATGGATCCCTGGGTGAAGGAGTCCCCCCAGCACAAACCCTCCGGCACAGGGGCAGACCCCTGGGGAGCTGCCTTAGAGACCCCCAGCACCCCCA CAGCTCTAGGTGGTTCAGCCTTTGACTTATTTGCCAAACTTCCAGAATCAACAGAGGCCAGAGAGGGGTCTGAGAGTGCCCAGGCCCTCCCCTCCGTGAGATCCGGCAGCCCTG accTAGACCTCTTTGGAGACCCTGTCCCTAGCTCCAAGCAGAATGGTACAAAGGAGCCAGATGCTTTTGACCTGGGAGGACTTAGTGGGGCATTGACCCAGGCAGGCAAAGACGGTCGAGCCTGCCAGACCCCTGAGTCCTTCCTGGGACCCTCAGCCTCCTCCTTGGTCAACCTTGATTCACTAGTGGTGGCCCCACAACCCACAAAGACAAGGAACCCATTCCTTTCAG GTCTCAGTGCCCCATCCCCCACCAACCCATTCAGTTTGGGTGAGCAGTGCAAGCCAACTCTCAACCAGATGCGGACGGGGTCTCCGGGGCCCAGTCTGGCCTCCGCAGTGCCTATGGGGGCTCCCGTAGGCTCCATGACCTACAGCGCCTCTTTACCACTTCCACTCAGCAGTGTTCCAGCAGGAATGACCCTTCCTGCCTCTGTCAGCGCCTTCCCGCAGGCCAGCGCCTTCCCTCAGGCTGGCACCTTCACTCAGCTGCCTGGGACTTTGCCCCAGCCCCTGCTCCCCATGTCTGGTTCAGTGGGACCGCTGAACCCTTCTCAGGCAGGCACCAACCCTTTCCTTTGA
- the EPN3 gene encoding epsin-3 isoform X7: MTTSALRRQVKNIVHNYSEAEIKVREATSNDPWGPPSSLMSEIADLTFNTVAFAEVMGMIWRRLNDSGKNWRHVYKALTLLDYLLKTGSDKVAHQCRENLYTIQTLKDFQYVDRDGKDQGINVREKVKQVMGLLKDEERLKQERTHALKTKERMALEGSGIGSGQLSYGRRSSHYGDEFSRTRGSPSSYNSSSSSPRFTSDLEQARPQTTGEEELQLQLALAMSREEAEKEVRSWRGDDSPLPKGAGGHGRRDQDPEREEEKEGEKLKTSQSSILDLADIFGPGPAPPSTHSSADPWDIPGLRPTVEPAGSSWGPSADPWSPAPSGDPLSRSQPWDLPSVLSSSEPWRRTPGPPLSMDPWVKESPQHKPSGTGADPWGAALETPSTPTALGGSAFDLFAKLPESTEAREGSESAQALPSVRSGSPDLDLFGDPVPSSKQNGTKEPDAFDLGGLSGALTQAGKDGRACQTPESFLGPSASSLVNLDSLVVAPQPTKTRNPFLSAGLSAPSPTNPFSLGEQCKPTLNQMRTGSPGPSLASAVPMGAPVGSMTYSASLPLPLSSVPAGMTLPASVSAFPQASAFPQAGTFTQLPGTLPQPLLPMSGSVGPLNPSQAGTNPFL, translated from the exons ATGACGACCTCGGCTCTGAGAAGGCAAGTGAAGAATATCGTGCACAACTATTCAGAAGCAGAGATTAAGGTACGTGAAGCCACCAGCAATGATCCCTGGGGCCCGCCGAGCTCCCTCATGTCAGAGATCGCTGACCTGACTTTCAACACTGTGGCCTTTGCTGAGGTCATGGGCATGATCTGGAGGCGGCTCAATGATAGCGGGAAGAACTGGCGCCACGTGTACAAGGCTCTGACCCTGTTGGACTATTTGCTGAAGACTGGTTCTGATAAAGTGGCCCACCAGTGTCGAGAGAACCTCTACACCATCCAGACGCTCAAGGACTTCCAGTACGTGGATCGAGATGGCAAGGATCAGGGCATCAACGTTCGGGAGAAGGTCAAGCAGGTGATGGGGCTGCTAAAGGACGAGGAGCGACTGAAGCAGGAACGGACCCACGCCCTCAAGACAAAGGAGCGCATGGCCCTGGAGGGCTCAGGCATCGGCAGCGGGCAGCTGAGCTACGGCCGCCGGTCGTCCCACTACGGGGATGAGTTCAGCCGGACCAGAGGATCCCCGTCTTCCTACAACT CATCATCCTCATCTCCTCGATTTACCTCTGACCTGGAGCAAGCTAGACCCCAGACCACGGGAGAGGAGGAGCTACAGCTGCAGTTGGCATTGGCCATGAGCcgagaggaggcagagaag GAGGTGAGGTCCTGGAGGGGAGATGACTCCCCCTTACCCAAAGGCGCTGGGGGCCATGGTCGCCGGGACCAGGACCccgaaagagaggaggaaaaagaaggagagaaacTGAAAACCAGCCAG TCTTCCATCCTAGACCTTGCTGATATCTTTGGGCCAGGTCCAGCTCCGCCCTCCACACACAGCTCTGCTGACCCGTGGGATATCCCAG GTCTCAGGCCAACTGTGGAGCCAGCTGGCTCCTCTTGGGGACCCTCTGCAGACCCTTGGTCTCCAGCCCCTTCTGGGGATCCTCTGTCCCGTAGCCAGCCTTGGGACTTGCCCTCTGTGCTGTCATCTTCGGAGCCCTGGAGACGGACTCCTGGGCCGCCCCTTTCTATGGATCCCTGGGTGAAGGAGTCCCCCCAGCACAAACCCTCCGGCACAGGGGCAGACCCCTGGGGAGCTGCCTTAGAGACCCCCAGCACCCCCA CAGCTCTAGGTGGTTCAGCCTTTGACTTATTTGCCAAACTTCCAGAATCAACAGAGGCCAGAGAGGGGTCTGAGAGTGCCCAGGCCCTCCCCTCCGTGAGATCCGGCAGCCCTG accTAGACCTCTTTGGAGACCCTGTCCCTAGCTCCAAGCAGAATGGTACAAAGGAGCCAGATGCTTTTGACCTGGGAGGACTTAGTGGGGCATTGACCCAGGCAGGCAAAGACGGTCGAGCCTGCCAGACCCCTGAGTCCTTCCTGGGACCCTCAGCCTCCTCCTTGGTCAACCTTGATTCACTAGTGGTGGCCCCACAACCCACAAAGACAAGGAACCCATTCCTTTCAG CAGGTCTCAGTGCCCCATCCCCCACCAACCCATTCAGTTTGGGTGAGCAGTGCAAGCCAACTCTCAACCAGATGCGGACGGGGTCTCCGGGGCCCAGTCTGGCCTCCGCAGTGCCTATGGGGGCTCCCGTAGGCTCCATGACCTACAGCGCCTCTTTACCACTTCCACTCAGCAGTGTTCCAGCAGGAATGACCCTTCCTGCCTCTGTCAGCGCCTTCCCGCAGGCCAGCGCCTTCCCTCAGGCTGGCACCTTCACTCAGCTGCCTGGGACTTTGCCCCAGCCCCTGCTCCCCATGTCTGGTTCAGTGGGACCGCTGAACCCTTCTCAGGCAGGCACCAACCCTTTCCTTTGA